AGGTCCAGGGGCTGGCCGCCCGACCGCGACTCGTCGGCGAACCAGTTGTCGGGGCTCCAGTTGGGGGCGGTCGAGAACCGCCGGAAGGTCGCGGCGATCGGCTTGCCGTACTCGCCCGAGCGGATCAGGTCGCGGGCGACCACGTACTCGGGCCAGAAGCGGATGCAGTGGCCGATCTGCAAGACCTTGCCGGACGCCTCGGCGGCGGCGATCATGCGGTCGCACGCGGCCGGATCCAGGGCCATCGGCTTCTCGCAGAGGACGTGCACGCCCGCCTCGAGCGCCTTGACGGTCGCGTCGGGGTGGACGAACGTCGGCAGGGTGATCGAGATCGCGTCGACCTGGCCCGAGGCGAGCATGGCGTCGAAGTCGGTGAACGTCGCGACGCCCGTCAGGTCGATGTGGTCGGCCGCCCCCTGGACGTTCCCCTTGGGGGCGCCGCCGGCGTCGGCCAGGACCTTGGGGTTGGCCTCGCAGAGGGCCGTGATCGTCGCCCCCGGCTGCGCCTTCCAGCAGCGGTAGTGCATGCGTCCCATGAAGCCCAGACCGACGATCCCGACCCGAATCATAAAAACGTCCTTCGATGTTCTTGAAAGATGACTTCGATGTCGCCGCCCCGGGCCGGCGTCGCGCCCCGCAGATCGCACCAGGATACCAGCCCGGGCCCGGCGATCCAAGCGGGGGCGTGGGCGGGCCGGCCGCCGACGCGGCCCGCCGTCAGGCCCCGGCCGTCGACGGCCCCTCGTCGCCCGCGGCCGCCGGCTCGATCTGCTCCCTCAAGAGGCCGACGAATTCCTTGAAAAGCTCGACGCCCGGCCGGGGGTGCGGGTCGCGGGGATGCGCCTCGCCCCATTCGAGGGCGAGGATCAGAGGCACGAACCGTTCGAGGAAATGGGCGGCCGGCGCGACGTCCCAGCGGGCCAGGGCGTTGAAAGTCTTCAAGGGGAGTTGCAGGCGGACGACGTCCGCCGCCGAGCCCCCCGCGCAGTGCTTCGGGTCGGACGTGACGAGGTATTCGCGGCATGTCACCGGCCGCTCGTCGTAGATCGAGCACGACTCGGCTTCGAGGAACGGGCAGGGGATCTTGAGCCGGAAGTATTCGCCCGTCAGTGCGTCGATCTGGTCGGGCGTGAGCCCGCCGGCGCGGCGGAGGGCGGGCAGGAGCCCCGCGGAGTCGAGGCGCCTCAGGGCCGCGGCGAAGCGCGCGAGCACCTCGGCGCGGCGGGGCTCGGGCATCGCCAGGACGACCGCGCGGAGGCGGCGGGCCTCGACCTCGGAGACGTTCACCAGCATCCGGCAGCAGGCCCCGCAGCCGGGCCCGCACGACACGCACGCGCCCAGCCCCTCGACGGCCGCCGAGGTCTCGCCCACCACCGCGTCGGCGACCGCCCGCGCCGCAGGGAGCAGGTCGGTCAGCGTCGTCGGCCCGGTGGGCACGCCGATCTCGCCGCGAAGCTCCCACGCCCCCGCGTCCAGCACGACCTCCACCGCCGCCGTCGCCGCACGTCGATCGGCCATGCGAGCCTCCGAACCCGAGCTGGAGAAGGGGGAACGGCCAGGCGATCCCGGGCCGTCGTCGATCGATCTTCCGCCGCCGGCCGAATACCATCAAGCCCCCCGGCGTCTCGGATCGTGGGTCGACCGGATTCGGAGCCCTCGATTTCCCAGCGAGCCTCGCCCATGACACGCCCAGCCTGCCCGGCCCTGCGACTCCTCTCCGCGACGATCCTCGTCGGGCTCGCGCCGACGGCCGCGAGCGGTCAGCCCGCCTCGCCGCTCCGCATCGATGCGAAGCTGTCGAGCGGTCGGGCCGTCGAGGTC
The DNA window shown above is from Paludisphaera mucosa and carries:
- a CDS encoding Gfo/Idh/MocA family protein, giving the protein MIRVGIVGLGFMGRMHYRCWKAQPGATITALCEANPKVLADAGGAPKGNVQGAADHIDLTGVATFTDFDAMLASGQVDAISITLPTFVHPDATVKALEAGVHVLCEKPMALDPAACDRMIAAAEASGKVLQIGHCIRFWPEYVVARDLIRSGEYGKPIAATFRRFSTAPNWSPDNWFADESRSGGQPLDLHIHDTDYVHHAFGLPAAVSSIADPPLAYISSQYFYPGGPAVVAESTWRMAPTFGFEMSFNVVLERATIVFDCTRTPAFRVCPAEGEAFTPELPPGDGYTREIDHFARVVAGETLDPVVTPFQSRETVRLVLAEKQSAREGRRVEL
- a CDS encoding YkgJ family cysteine cluster protein, with the translated sequence MADRRAATAAVEVVLDAGAWELRGEIGVPTGPTTLTDLLPAARAVADAVVGETSAAVEGLGACVSCGPGCGACCRMLVNVSEVEARRLRAVVLAMPEPRRAEVLARFAAALRRLDSAGLLPALRRAGGLTPDQIDALTGEYFRLKIPCPFLEAESCSIYDERPVTCREYLVTSDPKHCAGGSAADVVRLQLPLKTFNALARWDVAPAAHFLERFVPLILALEWGEAHPRDPHPRPGVELFKEFVGLLREQIEPAAAGDEGPSTAGA